In Limosilactobacillus sp. WILCCON 0051, a single window of DNA contains:
- a CDS encoding ECF transporter S component, with the protein MTNASVRTKRLTAQTLLLAILILQDFIPALGNIPIGPLSLTTLQITVMIGAVVMGPNTGMLLGGTWGVITWLRAFFYPSSPLAPLIFTNPLIAIVPRLLVGLVAGYLFLWLRKVMKQRWALTIVGAAGAMTNTLLVLGGIYLFAHTPAVAKGYHTDVAHLGTVLGTVLATNGLAEMVMSMILVPAIAIPLLRYTHFNDQK; encoded by the coding sequence ATGACAAATGCTTCGGTGAGAACAAAACGCTTAACGGCTCAGACGCTGCTGCTGGCGATTTTGATACTGCAGGATTTTATTCCAGCGTTAGGAAACATTCCAATTGGTCCATTGTCGCTGACGACGCTGCAGATTACGGTAATGATTGGCGCGGTAGTCATGGGACCAAACACGGGGATGCTTTTGGGCGGAACATGGGGCGTGATTACCTGGCTTAGGGCCTTCTTTTATCCCAGCAGTCCACTGGCGCCGCTGATCTTTACCAATCCGCTGATTGCAATCGTGCCACGGCTGCTGGTCGGTTTGGTGGCTGGCTATCTGTTCTTGTGGCTGCGCAAGGTGATGAAACAGCGATGGGCATTGACAATCGTGGGGGCGGCCGGTGCCATGACCAATACGCTGCTGGTTTTGGGCGGCATCTATCTGTTCGCGCATACGCCAGCAGTTGCTAAGGGCTACCATACCGATGTTGCTCATTTGGGGACGGTCTTGGGGACGGTTTTGGCAACGAATGGCCTGGCAGAAATGGTTATGTCAATGATTCTGGTACCGGCAATCGCCATTCCGCTGCTGCGCTATACGCATTTTAATGATCAAAAATAG
- the proC gene encoding pyrroline-5-carboxylate reductase → MKVAIVGVGSMGGAIMQGLNNLTKYDLIALNPKNPRVEKLAHEYKFKLVFDPQSLVELQPDVVILTTPAPVTVTVAEQLQALDPHTIVISAAAGVKRIDLQKALVNNPVATMIPNTPVSVNAGTIGLSLNPTFDKTIKDTIVQLLNDLGDVVLVPEEQLDIVGVIGGCGPAFVDVFMDAMSDAAVKHGLNRQTAYRLIASMVKGSGALAYETRQSPAALRDQVASPAGTTIRGLAALEKHGFRYGVIDAVDKASDED, encoded by the coding sequence ATGAAAGTTGCTATTGTCGGCGTTGGCAGCATGGGCGGCGCCATTATGCAGGGATTGAACAACCTGACCAAGTACGACTTGATTGCCTTGAACCCCAAAAATCCACGCGTTGAAAAGCTGGCCCATGAGTATAAGTTTAAGCTGGTTTTTGATCCGCAAAGCTTGGTTGAGCTGCAGCCCGATGTCGTTATCTTAACGACTCCGGCTCCTGTGACCGTAACCGTGGCTGAACAGCTGCAGGCCCTGGATCCACATACGATCGTCATCTCTGCAGCCGCTGGCGTTAAGCGCATCGATCTGCAAAAAGCACTGGTCAACAATCCAGTCGCAACAATGATTCCAAATACGCCAGTTTCGGTAAATGCCGGTACGATTGGCCTGTCATTGAATCCAACGTTTGACAAGACCATCAAAGATACCATCGTTCAACTGCTGAATGACCTTGGCGACGTGGTTCTGGTGCCTGAAGAACAGTTGGACATCGTGGGCGTGATTGGCGGCTGTGGTCCGGCATTCGTGGATGTCTTTATGGATGCCATGAGCGATGCGGCCGTAAAGCACGGATTGAATCGCCAGACTGCCTACCGTTTGATCGCCAGCATGGTTAAGGGTTCAGGCGCCCTCGCTTATGAAACGCGGCAATCACCAGCAGCTCTGCGTGATCAGGTCGCCTCTCCTGCCGGTACGACGATTCGGGGACTGGCTGCCCTGGAAAAGCACGGCTTCCGTTATGGCGTGATTGATGCCGTCGACAAGGCCAGCGACGAAGACTAA
- a CDS encoding MucBP domain-containing protein yields MADSFKTGNPIWVYYTDIDTGANLRVPQLLRGFVGTPFHIVELKFPNYRFIKADGQLNGSFDMQPHSVHLYYRRNSWGEVQNVAMYLKLSTPTQLFDDVDGMPVDTPLPGGIFVKTFQRIATQKGEFWYEVNADRWLKYDSNTMKDFKELPNDDSLAPKPGTQLAILPLNHLKAVVDYVQGKKLDVYDQPYGQSVGKVIDGERLDIIGKLNDNNGVVWYQAKDLGFINGSYVNLIQ; encoded by the coding sequence ATGGCTGATTCATTTAAAACCGGAAACCCAATCTGGGTCTACTATACCGATATCGATACTGGTGCCAATCTGCGCGTTCCGCAGCTGCTGCGGGGCTTTGTTGGTACGCCTTTTCATATTGTCGAGTTAAAGTTTCCCAACTACCGATTCATTAAAGCCGATGGTCAATTGAACGGCAGCTTTGATATGCAGCCACACAGCGTTCACCTGTACTATCGCCGCAATTCATGGGGCGAGGTTCAAAACGTGGCTATGTATCTAAAATTATCGACGCCAACGCAGCTGTTTGACGACGTTGATGGCATGCCAGTCGATACGCCGCTGCCTGGCGGAATTTTCGTCAAGACGTTCCAGCGCATTGCCACCCAAAAAGGCGAGTTCTGGTACGAGGTGAACGCGGATCGCTGGCTGAAATACGACAGCAATACCATGAAGGACTTCAAGGAGCTGCCTAACGATGACTCCTTGGCACCAAAACCTGGCACTCAGCTGGCAATCTTGCCGCTGAATCATCTCAAAGCCGTCGTTGACTATGTACAGGGAAAGAAACTGGACGTCTACGATCAGCCGTATGGGCAAAGCGTTGGCAAGGTGATTGATGGCGAACGCTTAGACATTATCGGCAAGCTCAATGACAATAATGGCGTCGTTTGGTATCAAGCAAAAGATCTCGGCTTTATCAACGGCTCTTACGTCAATCTGATTCAATAG
- a CDS encoding ABC transporter ATP-binding protein: MSIELKNLSKSYDGNTLTLKDVSVRIETGEFFAIVGPSGCGKSTLLRMIAGLIPATDGNVLIDEQDVTNLPPQERNLTMVFQNYALFPFLTVKDNVAFGLKARKVDQTEIDQRVAKALEMVDLAELGDRKPKELSGGQRQRVALARAIASDAKICLMDEPLSNLDAQLRTKMRAEIRELQQHLGLTVIYVTHDQVEAMTMADRIMVLHDHEVQQIGTPLQIYQDPRNAFVGQFFGTPRMNLLETTPNEGQLQTAAPLYFTKPAEVEPHNCLIGIRPANLTILTDVSDANARIENVEYLGTQLIIEAAMDDGQEVRIVQDTEQADLYGVNQRIKVVPNGKFFIFDQKGQRIGQGEEEIEDGTITEAKYALS, translated from the coding sequence ATGTCCATTGAACTGAAGAATCTTTCAAAGTCATATGATGGCAATACCTTGACGCTTAAAGACGTCTCGGTACGGATCGAAACGGGCGAATTCTTTGCCATTGTCGGTCCTTCTGGCTGTGGGAAGAGTACGCTTTTACGCATGATTGCCGGCTTGATCCCTGCCACTGATGGCAATGTCTTGATTGATGAACAAGACGTTACCAACCTGCCGCCCCAAGAACGCAACTTAACGATGGTGTTTCAAAACTATGCACTGTTCCCGTTCTTGACGGTCAAAGACAACGTTGCTTTTGGTCTGAAGGCGCGCAAGGTTGACCAGACTGAAATCGATCAGCGGGTTGCCAAGGCTTTAGAGATGGTTGACTTAGCCGAATTAGGCGATCGCAAGCCCAAGGAACTGTCTGGCGGTCAGCGGCAGCGGGTAGCCTTGGCAAGAGCAATTGCCAGTGATGCCAAGATCTGTCTGATGGATGAGCCGCTTTCCAACCTTGACGCCCAGCTGCGGACTAAAATGCGGGCTGAGATTCGCGAGCTGCAGCAGCATCTGGGCTTGACGGTCATTTATGTTACTCATGATCAAGTCGAGGCAATGACGATGGCGGATCGAATCATGGTGCTGCATGATCATGAGGTTCAGCAGATTGGCACGCCGCTGCAGATTTATCAAGACCCTCGCAACGCCTTTGTTGGTCAGTTCTTTGGCACGCCGCGGATGAACCTTTTGGAAACGACGCCCAACGAAGGTCAGCTGCAGACGGCCGCTCCGCTTTACTTTACCAAGCCAGCTGAGGTTGAGCCGCACAACTGCCTGATTGGGATTCGTCCCGCCAACTTGACGATTCTGACGGATGTATCAGATGCCAATGCCCGGATTGAAAACGTGGAATATCTGGGGACGCAGCTGATCATCGAAGCAGCGATGGATGATGGACAAGAGGTTCGCATCGTGCAGGATACTGAACAAGCGGATCTGTATGGAGTCAACCAGCGGATCAAGGTCGTACCAAACGGCAAGTTCTTTATTTTTGATCAAAAGGGTCAACGCATCGGTCAAGGCGAGGAGGAAATTGAAGATGGAACGATCACCGAAGCAAAATACGCTCTCAGCTAA
- a CDS encoding ABC transporter substrate-binding protein translates to MKQQAVKFFSRLLLAFSCLFLFATTFARPVHAAERTKIVFWHEMTGPAKEQLVKFCNEFNKSQDKYTVVPEFEGDYNQVVQKVLNTHGTDTSPALFQSMDISTAQMHYSNYTTPVQKFIDEDHYDMSKISPMARAFYSKDGKQISMPFNSSQPVLYYNATLLKKLGVAAPPKDPSYSDLTKTAEAIYQKSHHKVHGMSVEIYGWFFEQFLANANVCIANNNDGHSGVPTKVSFNNPAAVKTMQWLQKNIKSGAFMNYGAGSNAETNEQAAFLSGKLGMFLQSSGSITQLTTGTKDKIGVCYYPHMDGQKANGVAIGGASLWISNDKSATVQRGAWEFIKYLMTAKSQARWQAATGYLALNSDSQKEPVLKKLYKKNPAAKVASEQLQRTKPNKANSGIFMQNLVQARLLEQTAMEQIYGGTDVKTALTNAQKSMNSYIQQSNQANGFSK, encoded by the coding sequence ATGAAGCAGCAAGCAGTCAAATTTTTCAGTCGCCTGTTGTTGGCATTCAGCTGCTTATTCCTGTTTGCCACGACTTTTGCCAGACCCGTTCATGCCGCGGAACGCACCAAAATCGTTTTTTGGCATGAGATGACGGGACCGGCCAAAGAGCAGCTGGTTAAGTTTTGTAATGAATTCAACAAGTCACAAGACAAATATACCGTGGTACCTGAATTTGAAGGGGACTACAATCAAGTCGTGCAAAAAGTCTTAAACACGCATGGGACCGATACTTCGCCGGCACTGTTCCAGTCAATGGATATTTCCACGGCACAGATGCACTACAGCAACTACACGACGCCGGTACAAAAGTTTATTGATGAGGATCACTATGATATGAGCAAGATCTCACCAATGGCACGCGCGTTTTACTCCAAAGACGGTAAGCAGATCTCAATGCCGTTCAACTCATCGCAGCCAGTGCTTTACTACAATGCCACGCTGCTTAAAAAGCTGGGGGTTGCCGCGCCGCCAAAGGATCCATCTTATTCTGACCTGACTAAGACGGCCGAGGCGATCTATCAAAAGTCGCATCACAAGGTTCACGGGATGAGCGTTGAGATCTACGGCTGGTTCTTTGAGCAGTTCCTGGCCAACGCCAACGTCTGCATCGCCAACAACAATGACGGTCACAGCGGCGTGCCGACTAAGGTTTCGTTTAACAATCCCGCCGCGGTCAAGACGATGCAGTGGCTGCAGAAAAACATCAAGAGTGGTGCCTTTATGAACTACGGGGCCGGTTCCAATGCCGAGACCAATGAGCAGGCCGCCTTCTTGTCAGGCAAGCTGGGGATGTTCTTGCAGTCATCAGGATCGATTACGCAATTGACGACCGGGACCAAGGACAAGATCGGTGTCTGCTACTACCCACACATGGATGGTCAAAAGGCGAATGGGGTTGCCATTGGCGGGGCTTCGCTGTGGATCTCAAATGACAAGTCAGCAACTGTTCAACGTGGCGCCTGGGAATTTATCAAGTATCTGATGACCGCTAAATCACAGGCACGCTGGCAGGCCGCAACTGGCTATCTGGCATTGAACAGTGATTCGCAAAAAGAACCGGTCTTAAAGAAACTCTACAAGAAGAATCCAGCGGCCAAGGTTGCCAGCGAACAGCTGCAGCGTACTAAGCCCAACAAGGCCAACTCAGGGATCTTCATGCAGAATCTGGTTCAGGCGCGTCTGCTTGAACAAACGGCAATGGAGCAGATTTACGGCGGCACGGACGTCAAAACTGCTTTAACCAATGCCCAAAAATCAATGAACAGTTATATTCAACAGTCCAATCAAGCAAATGGATTTAGCAAATAG
- a CDS encoding carbohydrate ABC transporter permease: MDTVQTSNKSKWGQYLLLIILAIIILVPFVIGFWTSLLPTAEISQGKLFSTNISLRNYVSAITTTPILRYLWNSLVIATLTTLFQLIFCSMSAYAFTFLHFKGRDALFYVFLATMMLPFEAEVIPNFATFKSLNLLNSYSVMIIPFMTSAFGTFMLRQAFKQIPGELKEACDIEGLSHFQFYGKCVLPYAKISLLTLASYSFLSTWNQYLWPMLTTFSDSFRPVQDGLRQLQSTETFNDWGMIQASAAIVVIPTLIVLFIGQKAFKSGANEGAIK, translated from the coding sequence ATGGATACCGTTCAAACATCCAATAAAAGCAAATGGGGACAATACCTGCTGCTGATCATTCTGGCAATTATCATTTTGGTGCCATTTGTCATCGGCTTTTGGACCAGTCTTTTGCCAACCGCGGAAATCTCGCAAGGCAAGCTGTTCAGTACCAACATCTCGCTGCGCAATTATGTTTCAGCGATTACCACGACGCCAATTCTGCGCTATCTTTGGAACAGTTTGGTGATCGCGACTTTAACGACGCTGTTTCAACTGATTTTCTGTTCAATGAGTGCCTATGCGTTTACTTTTCTGCATTTTAAAGGACGCGATGCCTTATTCTATGTTTTCCTGGCAACCATGATGCTGCCGTTTGAAGCTGAAGTGATTCCCAACTTTGCCACGTTTAAGAGTCTGAACCTTTTGAACAGCTATTCGGTAATGATCATTCCGTTTATGACCTCAGCATTTGGGACCTTCATGCTGCGTCAGGCCTTTAAGCAGATTCCAGGTGAACTGAAGGAGGCTTGTGATATTGAAGGACTCTCGCATTTTCAGTTCTATGGCAAGTGTGTGCTGCCTTATGCCAAAATCAGCCTGCTGACCTTGGCTTCATATAGTTTCCTCTCAACTTGGAATCAATATCTCTGGCCAATGCTGACGACGTTTTCCGACAGCTTCCGCCCCGTTCAAGATGGTCTGCGGCAGCTGCAGTCGACCGAAACGTTCAACGATTGGGGAATGATTCAAGCCAGTGCCGCGATCGTGGTGATTCCAACCTTGATCGTACTGTTTATTGGACAAAAAGCCTTTAAGTCGGGAGCAAACGAGGGGGCCATCAAGTAA
- a CDS encoding sugar ABC transporter permease, translating to MERSPKQNTLSANGAKSYAKSSFRTNQKDGWYAVLFLGPSLLLLTVFVFYPMLKTLYLSLFITDSLGQPKIFVGLKNYVSLFTSSAYLASVRATLIYVLFVCALTIVLGLLLAQTATAKLRGIGFFRTAFSATMGVSVSVAAIFWLFIFNPSVGLMNNIAKVLHLPVINWLADPTWAMVAVIITTVWMNLGFTFLVLFGALQSVPPTLYEAAQIAGVSKRYQFFHITLPMISPTLFFVCIVTLIEAFKSFGLIDLMTTGGPNNATNLMVYRIYQDAFLNGNYSLASAESIILAVIIAIFTLIQFKFLEKRVNY from the coding sequence ATGGAACGATCACCGAAGCAAAATACGCTCTCAGCTAATGGCGCCAAGTCATATGCCAAGTCGTCATTTCGGACCAATCAAAAAGACGGCTGGTATGCAGTGCTGTTTTTGGGGCCTTCCTTGCTGCTGCTAACGGTTTTTGTCTTTTATCCCATGCTTAAGACGCTGTATCTGTCATTATTTATTACCGATAGTCTGGGACAGCCAAAAATCTTTGTGGGCTTAAAGAACTATGTATCGCTATTTACTTCCAGCGCCTATCTGGCCAGTGTGCGCGCCACGCTGATCTATGTGCTGTTTGTCTGTGCCTTGACAATCGTTTTGGGGCTGCTTTTGGCACAGACCGCGACGGCTAAACTGCGCGGCATTGGTTTCTTTAGAACGGCTTTTTCAGCAACGATGGGGGTTTCTGTTTCAGTTGCGGCCATCTTTTGGCTGTTTATCTTCAATCCATCAGTCGGCCTAATGAACAATATTGCCAAGGTTCTTCATTTACCGGTCATTAACTGGCTGGCTGATCCGACCTGGGCGATGGTTGCCGTGATCATTACCACAGTTTGGATGAATCTGGGCTTTACGTTTTTGGTACTGTTTGGGGCTTTGCAGAGCGTACCGCCAACCTTGTATGAAGCTGCTCAGATTGCCGGCGTCTCCAAGCGTTACCAATTCTTCCACATTACGCTGCCGATGATTTCGCCAACCTTGTTCTTCGTCTGCATCGTGACCTTGATTGAGGCATTCAAGAGCTTTGGCCTGATTGATCTGATGACGACTGGGGGACCAAACAACGCCACGAATCTGATGGTCTACCGCATTTATCAAGATGCCTTCTTAAACGGCAATTATTCATTAGCCAGCGCGGAATCGATTATTCTGGCGGTTATTATTGCAATCTTCACCCTGATTCAATTTAAGTTCTTGGAAAAGAGGGTCAACTACTGA
- a CDS encoding phosphocarrier protein HPr, translating to MEKRDFTITAETGIHARPATILVQTASKYTSDVSLSYNGKSVNLKSIMGVMSLGVGQNANVTITAEGDDEKEAIEAIAETMKKEGLAD from the coding sequence ATGGAAAAACGCGATTTTACGATTACTGCTGAAACTGGTATCCACGCTCGTCCAGCTACGATTCTGGTACAAACTGCATCCAAGTACACTTCTGACGTATCTCTGTCATACAACGGCAAGAGCGTTAACCTGAAGTCCATCATGGGTGTTATGAGCCTGGGTGTTGGTCAAAACGCTAACGTTACGATTACTGCAGAAGGCGATGACGAAAAGGAAGCTATCGAAGCCATCGCTGAAACGATGAAGAAAGAAGGCTTGGCGGACTAA
- the ptsP gene encoding phosphoenolpyruvate--protein phosphotransferase has product MSRQLNGIAAGGGIAIAPAYLLGVPDLSVKQQHTDNVNHEVARLHDSFAITANELREICQRAHAQLNKQAAVVVDMQLQLVLADDFQQTIEHQIVANKYTAGYAVKKETDRWLAENASSEQGLHQRRIAMQDLFKRLMSHILGIELPDPSRLKHQAIIVAHSLTPTDIARFDRRYVVGIVSDLGGSTSHFSIMTKEKAIPGVVGTKTATREILDGTSLIVDGIHGRVLLSPTPAEIDEYEKKAGDYAREMESLGVLKHQRTVSADGRHFEIGANLFLPNEIESAKNSGAEGIGLMRSEALFMGRDTLPSEEEQFLAYKKIVADMTPERVIIRTLDIGGDKPIAAIQTPTEDNPFLGMRSLRFSLAHPEIMRPQMRALLRASVYGRLAVMFPMVSTLDEFLAARKVLEEERQKLQAKGIGCANQIEVGMMVEVPAAVEMADQLAQYADFFSIGSNDLTQYMFAADRGNSQVAHLYQTLHPAVLRAIKHTVDAAHAEGKWVGICGEMANNSLATPLLLGMGIDEFSMNSTSILPIRSLIGELHVRQLQPLVHQAMNARNAKEVRQMIIGRVPVLKNFNF; this is encoded by the coding sequence ATGTCAAGACAGCTCAATGGCATCGCGGCTGGCGGTGGGATTGCCATCGCGCCGGCCTATTTGCTGGGAGTTCCTGACCTATCCGTTAAGCAGCAACATACCGATAATGTGAATCATGAAGTCGCTCGGCTTCATGATTCTTTTGCTATTACGGCCAATGAGCTGCGGGAGATTTGTCAGCGTGCCCATGCCCAACTCAACAAACAGGCGGCGGTGGTCGTCGATATGCAGCTGCAGCTGGTGCTGGCTGATGATTTTCAGCAGACCATTGAGCACCAGATCGTTGCCAATAAATATACGGCGGGCTATGCGGTCAAAAAAGAAACCGATCGCTGGCTGGCCGAAAATGCATCTTCTGAACAGGGACTGCATCAAAGAAGAATCGCCATGCAGGACCTTTTTAAGCGTTTAATGAGTCATATCTTGGGAATTGAGCTGCCGGATCCAAGCCGGCTCAAGCACCAGGCAATTATCGTCGCCCACAGCCTGACGCCAACCGATATAGCCCGCTTTGACCGGCGCTATGTCGTGGGCATCGTCTCTGATCTGGGCGGCAGTACCTCGCATTTTTCCATCATGACCAAAGAAAAGGCAATTCCCGGCGTGGTTGGTACCAAAACGGCCACCCGTGAGATTTTGGATGGCACCTCGCTGATCGTTGACGGCATTCATGGTCGCGTTTTGCTGAGTCCTACGCCGGCTGAGATCGATGAATACGAGAAAAAAGCCGGCGACTATGCGCGGGAAATGGAATCGCTCGGTGTTTTGAAGCATCAGCGAACCGTCAGTGCCGATGGTCGCCATTTCGAGATCGGTGCCAACCTGTTCCTGCCTAATGAGATTGAAAGTGCCAAAAACAGTGGCGCAGAAGGAATTGGCCTGATGCGCAGCGAGGCTTTGTTTATGGGTCGCGATACTCTGCCAAGCGAAGAAGAGCAGTTTTTAGCCTATAAAAAAATCGTGGCCGATATGACGCCAGAACGCGTGATTATCCGCACGCTGGATATTGGCGGCGACAAACCAATCGCAGCCATCCAGACACCGACAGAAGACAACCCATTTTTGGGGATGCGCTCATTGCGTTTTTCATTGGCGCACCCAGAGATTATGCGTCCGCAGATGCGAGCCCTGCTTAGAGCATCGGTTTATGGCCGCTTGGCAGTCATGTTTCCGATGGTCAGCACGCTGGATGAGTTTTTGGCAGCGCGCAAGGTACTAGAAGAAGAACGTCAAAAGCTGCAGGCCAAAGGAATCGGCTGCGCGAATCAGATTGAGGTCGGTATGATGGTTGAGGTTCCGGCCGCCGTAGAAATGGCTGATCAACTGGCGCAGTATGCCGACTTTTTCAGTATTGGCTCCAATGATCTGACACAGTATATGTTCGCGGCCGATCGCGGCAACAGCCAAGTCGCACATCTTTACCAAACGCTGCACCCAGCCGTCTTAAGAGCCATTAAGCATACGGTTGACGCGGCGCATGCGGAAGGCAAATGGGTCGGCATCTGTGGTGAGATGGCCAATAACTCGCTGGCCACGCCGCTTCTTTTAGGAATGGGCATCGATGAGTTTTCGATGAACAGTACCAGTATTTTGCCGATTCGCTCGCTGATTGGCGAACTGCACGTGCGGCAGCTGCAGCCATTGGTTCACCAGGCGATGAATGCTCGCAATGCCAAGGAGGTGCGACAGATGATCATTGGTCGCGTTCCGGTCTTAAAAAACTTCAATTTCTAA
- a CDS encoding AAA family ATPase, with protein MLCQVCHQNPATIHLQMNFNGQRMQIDLCQNCYQNMQQAQMNLMNGGNGMNNNFGFGSLEDFMNAMNNMQGQDANNQGSANFNAQSSSNGGGKRNKGLLGQYGVNMTDLARQGKIDPVIGRDDEIARVIEILNRRTKNNPVLIGEAGVGKTAVVEGLAQAIVSGQVPEKIASKEIIRLDVVSLVQGTGIRGQFEQRMQQLMKEVQKNKNIILFIDEIHEIMGAGNAEGGMDAGNILKPALARGDLQLIGATTMNEYRKIEKDAALARRFQPVEVNEPSVEETIKILNGIKGRYEDFHHVKYTDDAIQAAAKLSDRYIQDRFLPDKAIDLLDEAGSRKNLTLKTADPATIENQIHTAEAHKQQAVESQDYEKAAYYRDQVSKLTKAKQDAEENHTDQAATVTVQDMEKIVEEKTHIPVGDLQKQEENKLRDLDKQLEKHVIGQNEAVDKVARAIRRNRIGLNKSGRPIGSFLFVGPTGVGKTEMAKQLAKLLFGSKDAMIRFDMSEYMDKTSTSKLIGAAPGYVGYEEAGQLTEQVRRHPYSLILLDEVEKAHPDVMHMFLQILDDGRLTDSQGRTVSFKDTIIIMTSNAGTGDSEASIGFGPEASGSTHSIIDKLTDYFKPEFLNRFDAIVQFNPLTKPDLMKIVSLMLDDVNAMLADKNLHIEVPTDVKEKLVDLGYDPKMGARPLRRVIEEQIEDRIADYVLDHDQVNKLAAKLDGDGKIEVVAADTPVPTNTQTPSVTDTAKDDSDAE; from the coding sequence ATGCTTTGTCAAGTATGCCATCAAAATCCCGCAACGATTCACCTACAAATGAATTTTAACGGTCAACGCATGCAGATTGACCTGTGCCAAAACTGCTACCAAAACATGCAGCAGGCACAAATGAACCTGATGAATGGGGGTAATGGAATGAACAACAACTTTGGCTTCGGCAGTCTCGAAGATTTTATGAATGCCATGAACAACATGCAGGGCCAAGATGCCAACAACCAAGGCAGCGCCAACTTTAATGCTCAATCCAGCAGCAATGGCGGCGGCAAGCGTAACAAAGGTCTGTTGGGGCAATACGGCGTCAACATGACCGACCTGGCCCGCCAAGGCAAGATTGATCCCGTAATTGGTCGTGATGATGAGATCGCGCGCGTAATTGAGATCCTCAACCGGCGGACTAAGAACAACCCAGTTTTGATTGGTGAGGCCGGGGTCGGTAAAACCGCGGTCGTTGAAGGTCTTGCCCAGGCAATCGTTTCTGGCCAGGTTCCGGAAAAGATCGCTTCTAAAGAGATCATCCGCTTAGACGTTGTTTCCCTGGTTCAAGGGACTGGCATTCGTGGTCAGTTCGAACAGCGGATGCAGCAGTTAATGAAGGAAGTTCAAAAGAATAAGAACATCATCCTGTTTATTGATGAGATTCACGAAATCATGGGCGCCGGCAATGCTGAAGGCGGCATGGACGCGGGCAACATCTTAAAGCCAGCCCTGGCCCGTGGCGATCTGCAGCTGATCGGCGCTACGACCATGAACGAATACCGCAAGATTGAAAAAGACGCGGCGTTGGCTCGGCGGTTCCAGCCAGTTGAGGTCAATGAGCCTTCCGTTGAAGAAACGATCAAGATTTTAAACGGTATCAAAGGTCGCTATGAAGACTTCCACCACGTCAAGTACACCGATGATGCCATCCAAGCCGCGGCTAAACTGTCTGATCGCTACATTCAGGATCGGTTCCTGCCCGACAAGGCGATTGACCTGCTGGACGAAGCGGGATCCCGCAAGAACCTGACCTTGAAGACTGCTGATCCGGCAACGATCGAAAATCAGATTCACACGGCTGAGGCTCACAAGCAGCAGGCCGTTGAAAGCCAAGACTATGAAAAGGCCGCCTACTACCGCGATCAAGTTTCCAAGCTGACCAAGGCAAAGCAGGATGCCGAAGAAAACCATACTGACCAAGCCGCAACGGTAACCGTTCAAGATATGGAAAAGATCGTCGAAGAAAAGACGCACATCCCGGTTGGCGACTTGCAAAAGCAAGAAGAAAACAAGCTGCGGGATCTCGACAAGCAGCTCGAAAAGCACGTCATTGGTCAAAACGAGGCCGTTGACAAGGTTGCTCGGGCAATTCGGCGCAATCGAATCGGTCTTAACAAGTCTGGCCGTCCAATCGGCAGTTTCCTGTTCGTTGGGCCGACGGGGGTTGGTAAGACGGAAATGGCCAAGCAGCTGGCTAAACTGCTGTTTGGTTCCAAAGACGCCATGATTCGATTCGATATGTCCGAATACATGGATAAGACCTCGACTTCCAAGTTGATCGGGGCCGCACCAGGCTATGTCGGCTATGAGGAGGCTGGCCAGCTGACGGAACAGGTTCGGCGTCACCCTTACAGCCTGATTCTGCTGGATGAGGTTGAAAAGGCACACCCTGACGTAATGCACATGTTCCTGCAGATTCTGGACGATGGTCGCTTGACTGATTCGCAGGGACGCACGGTTTCATTTAAGGACACCATCATCATCATGACTTCCAATGCCGGCACTGGCGACTCCGAGGCCTCGATCGGTTTTGGCCCAGAAGCAAGCGGCTCAACGCACTCGATTATCGACAAGCTGACCGACTACTTCAAGCCTGAATTCTTGAACCGTTTCGATGCCATCGTTCAGTTCAACCCATTGACCAAGCCTGATTTGATGAAGATCGTTTCACTGATGCTCGATGACGTCAATGCCATGCTGGCTGACAAGAACCTGCACATCGAAGTTCCAACCGACGTTAAAGAAAAACTGGTTGATCTGGGCTATGATCCTAAGATGGGGGCACGGCCATTACGCCGGGTCATTGAAGAACAGATTGAAGACCGCATCGCTGATTACGTTTTGGATCACGATCAAGTCAACAAGCTGGCTGCCAAGCTCGATGGCGACGGCAAGATCGAAGTCGTAGCCGCTGATACGCCAGTTCCAACCAACACGCAGACTCCCAGCGTAACCGATACAGCCAAAGACGATTCCGACGCTGAGTAA